In a single window of the Raphanus sativus cultivar WK10039 chromosome 9, ASM80110v3, whole genome shotgun sequence genome:
- the LOC130500188 gene encoding uncharacterized protein LOC130500188 → MSLAMDKALMALSLDEEEVPFVMPDLPGFSSAEENKLSLIGRILNPTRQKMSQLIMKMPRKWFKEGRVRGVALSQERFQFIFKYEHDLVDALERGVHTFEEWAIVLERWVENPPEDYLQYVPIWVQISNIPVDCYTTGALTALGDLVGKTVLVAFDPTKPITQDFIRVLVKFNVANPLRRTRTITLKGKEVVIHFNYERVQKRCFTCQRLNHENDLCPLVVRKRQEEAKVRREVATANLEKKKRIVEEEDILYGILQEEQVGIDPATGRLKIAKEVMDEMRRFLMADTGETFEIKADKIKRSVKDAENDTLSQRLALRLEAPPTFIHDLNRGKGIVFDYPENIKEATSRSIQSNPDKLMAASIKAHSVHSRLSLPTQLRLCDSEDSSDTTASLASNFPTVFKASNFAPCSSGTVKKRPAPRKRPPKSVRLQKKNLLKEGILVTAEEKSEEKMEGSIKKRNFSTEKEVVPATNKALCLKAVPMEGLPHPQ, encoded by the coding sequence ATGTCTCTTGCTATGGATAAGGCCTTAATGGCTCTGTCTCTGGATGAAGAGGAAGTTCCTTTCGTCATGCCAGATCTTCCGGGCTTTAGTTCGGCTGAAGAGAACAAACTGAGCTTGATTGGAAGGATTCTCAACCCTACTCGACAAAAGATGTCTCAGCTCATCATGAAGATGCCTAGAAAGTGGTTCAAGGAAGGCAGAGTTCGAGGGGTGGCGCTTTCTCAAGAAAGGTTTCAGTTCATTTTCAAATATGAACACGACTTGGTGGATGCTCTTGAGAGGGGAGTTCACACATTTGAAGAATGGGCTATAGTGTTGGAAAGATGGGTCGAAAATCCTCCTGAGGATTATCTGCAGTACGTCCCTATCTGGGTTCAAATAAGCAACATCCCGGTGGACTGCTATACCACTGGAGCCCTAACGGCATTGGGTGACTTGGTGGGGAAGACGGTTCTTGTGGCCTTCGATCCCACGAAACCTATAACCCAAGATTTCATTAGGGTTTTGGTGAAGTTCAACGTGGCGAACCCACTGCGTAGAACTAGAACCATCACGCTGAAAGGAAAGGAAGTTGTAATCCATTTTAACTATGAGAGAGTTCAGAAGAGATGCTTCACTTGTCAAAGACTCAATCATGAGAATGATCTCTGCCCGCTTGTGGTGAGGAAGAGACAGGAAGAAGCTAAGGTGAGAAGAGAGGTGGCCACGGCTAACttggaaaagaagaaaagaattgTGGAGGAAGAGGACATTCTGTATGGCATTCTACAGGAGGAGCAGGTTGGGATAGACCCTGCTACTGGAAGGCTAAAGATTGCCAAAGAGGTCATGGATGAAATGAGAAGGTTCCTGATGGCTGATACAGGAGAAACATTTGAGATTAAAGCTGACAAAATCAAGCGTTCAGTCAAGGATGCAGAAAATGACACTCTCTCTCAGAGGCTGGCTCTGCGTTTGGAGGCTCCTCCCACCTTCATTCATGACCTGAACAGAGGAAAGGGCATTGTTTTTGACTATCCTGAGAACATTAAGGAGGCTACTTCAAGAAGCATACAGAGTAACCCTGACAAGCTTATGGCTGCATCAATCAAAGCACACTCTGTGCATTCCAGACTTTCTCTGCCAACTCAATTGCGTCTTTGTGATTCTGAGgacagctctgataccactgcCTCACTCGCATCTAACTTTCCAACGGTTTTCAAGGCGTCTAACTTCGCGCCTTGTTCTTCCGGGACTGTTAAGAAGAGACCTGCTCCAAGGAAAAGACCTCCTAAATCAGTGCGACTTCAGAAAAAGAATCTACTGAAAGAAGGGATCTTGGTAACGGCAGAGGAGAAAAGTGAAGAGAAGATGGAAGGGAGTATTAAGAAAAGGAATTTCTCAACAGAGAAGGAGGTGGTTCCTGCAACCAACAAGGCGTTATGCCTTAAGGCGGTCCCAATGGAGGGTCTGCCCCATCCCCAATGA